The sequence below is a genomic window from Cicer arietinum cultivar CDC Frontier isolate Library 1 chromosome 6, Cicar.CDCFrontier_v2.0, whole genome shotgun sequence.
ATTTCTAATTTATTCATAACCAAAAATCgaattgaataaaataactACTAAAAACAATCACTATTTGTAATTTATTCGTAACTTATACACTACGTGGCATCATGAAACTCACATTTACGCCAAATCTTATTATTTAGATTTTCATAGTTCCAGACCAAAATAAAGCACTAGCATACAACTATCATTTGAAATTAGAATATCAATCCAACAATACACTCTTTTTATGGTCTGAACTATTGATCATAAATGCAGCatgatgaaaacaaaaaaaaaaataattagttctTATCTTGTTATCCATCAAACACACAAATAAACACTCATTTTATTGTGGCTAGTCTCCCTTAGAAACCACAAAAACACAACCCTAACAtgacatttgaattttcttttgaaacaaACGTCATCTTAGAGAGACATTGTGTTTCAGCACCAGATGACAATCTTTTGTActgattttgaattttggtttatCAAGAGTTACcgcaaaattttatatatatatatatatatcaagcgAGAATGATATGTGTATGTGAGAATAAAAGAAATGATTAATAGTCCTTAGATTAAAATATATGTCACTTTCTTCCCTACCACCTCTCCCTCCCTCCCTCTGCAGTCTCATTCTCTCTAACAACCGTTTCTCCCTCTCTCGTCATCTCACACCCTGCACCCTTTACAAAATATCTTTTTCCCTCAAACACAAActcataatcataaaaattgatacaataacaatttttgtttatgttaataataatatcacaatttcacTCAAAAGCATAGTTGTGTAGTTTGATTGTAAATGTATGTAAAAAAATGGAAGATTCATGATTTTTTTCAACTAGTTACTAATAACTTTGCCAATTTTTCGCCTTCAATTTCTATACCGAGATTTAGTTTTTCATCTTTGTTTTTGTGTGAAAAATTTGggttttaaaatttgtttttcaatttcaatataaatttcatttttgttagcATTGCAATGCCtaagtgtttgataaaatgtgaGAGGGAGAAACAGTTGCCTGAGAGAACACAGCCGCCGACAAAGATGGAGGGAGGGAAAGACGACAGAGAGGAAAATTATAGTGAGAATAGTGACGTTGCTGCGAATAAGGAAGAGAAAAGGTTTGGGGTAGGTTGAAATTGAAAGAGAGAATGACATGCAATCGACACATGACTCATTTAAGTAACCTTTTTGTAACACCTCACGTTATTTATCTTGAAAATAAGGTAGAATGTTCAAATTAATGTCATTATACTCTAACTTCGCAAGAGAAATCATAATAGATATAGAAATACAATGTTACAAGTCAAATTTGACACTTAGACAATATaactaaatttcaaaaacaataaCTATTAAAGATCAACATTAAATACTTTCTTGGAGTCCAAAGCTCAAGTAtgctataatacataaaaataagggaTGAAGTATAAATTAATACAAAGCTTTTTTTCCTTAAAACTATCCatataaattaatgtttgaaaacaTTTCAGTTGAGtcaatttttcatataatatgAATAATCTATCTCAATTATCTAAACGTGGGTCACCaagataattttaattattttgtaagaTAGGTTTTGACCATGACCGCAACAGACATCACAATTGCTCTTCTCTTACATATGTTTCATTAATGAAACGCCATCATATCTTACCATATTATTTTCAGTTATtgtatttaaaacatataattggaaaatgaaattttaacatGAGAAAAGTATAGGAtcattttatgttaaattaatgCATATTGCAACATCAAGCTTACTAGTCAAGCAACCATTAACAATGCAATTGGAATCAACATTAAAGAATACTACAAACTATACACAAATTAAAACTACAAGGAACATttcaaaatatgtcaaattctCTTAGCGAGTCCAAAACAAccgctaattttttaaaaaatttgtcaaatttGCTTAGTGAATTCAAGTATGACGCAACCATATTGGTCCCATAGTTTAATTTTCTTATCGTAATTATTTTCGCTTAGCAAATTTTTGCGAATTCTGAAAATTTTCCTCCATTTTCACAATCAATTCTCAAGTACCCATCAACAACCATAGTAACTAAAAATATCAACGTatcaagtaataaaaaaatcatgcaAGGCTTAATTTAAACATATAAATACTAATAGAAAGTAGAATAATAGAAATCACAATCAATCAACAAATCACAATTTTATCTATCATCATGCATGTAAGAAAAGAGGTTTTAGCACTCGCgttttcaaaatcccaaatttcAGTAATTTAACTCCATCTTAACCAAAATACCCAAAACTCATGCATGCAAAAATAGgatttaaagaaaaatgaaaactcTAATTTTCTTAAGTGTAGTATTCTTAAATAACTTAAACAAAACTCCTCTTTTTCTTAGAGTCCAAGTACTCTTCTACTCTCTAAATGATCCATATTGGAGAATGAAAGTTGTGTTTTAGGCGTTGTATGCAATTTTATGTAGGATTGTGAAGTAATTTTTCGTGAATGTTGGAGTTGTCTTGATGAGGGATGTTAACAAGTGATATTGTTTCTGTTGGAAAAAtcctaataacgttgtgctcaacaatccatgtcaattacatgatgaatagccaaaggcagaagcgtacctgtgggaattgccattaatgaaatcctgagatgatgatgatagagccaatgggttgagtgatcttcctcagcaaaacaccctgaagaccttgctctcttgatggggatagagagaaccagagagttttctcctttagggttttgaaactgaatagtcttgttgtgtttgccttggggaccattacccctatatataactattattagttatatcccaaattgcagtatttccaattcagcccctcattaaattagaaactgcctggtatctacactattaattttcataactattatgctctttagccataagctattatatattaattgacccctagtttattggctaattatataatgaccctaacacactttattaattaattacatatgtgacccataaatcttacatatATAACTTGAATTGTATCCAATTTGAGCACTAGATAATATGGCTAAAGGAAAATAATCCTCTCATGTTTGTCACATATTCCTTTTGGAAGAAGAAACACTCATCTCTTTCCACAAAAGAAATACTCTTCTCTTTCCAACTTTTTAGTTTCTTCCATATCCTATCTATGATGAAATTGaagattttattatttgattttagtatttttatctCCATGAGTCAGTCATAAAGCCCTTGCTCTTTGGCTCCACCACATTTCTTCACATTCTAACACATCGTCCATATCCTTTACCTTTTGGAGATATTTCCAAATCTATTATTTCTCCATTGATGAAGCAAACTTAGAGTATGCTCCAACTTCAAATGAATGGGATATGTGGATTGTTCCAAGCTTCTGCCACAATTTTATGACACTCTTCATCCCTTTAAGTTTAAGTACAAAAGGTTCATAGCATGATTATAATGTTTGAACAtgttaacatttaaatttatgtattaatatttttaatcatgttttttagatatatatatatatatatatatattgcttttgttttttatttgctTGTGACTATGTTCTCACACTAGCGACTGTCAAGTAATCTTTTGGTTATTAAGCGATGTTGTAAGTGAATATGGCCTACGATTGTGGGTAGTACCTTgtaaatttaaaacatttttcatttattttattaaattgtctaACAATTTTGGTTGAATTAGTTGAAGCAACAAATTACACAAAGAAATGTCTGATGCGTAGATTTGATTCGATCAACATTACAAAAGATgtattatgaaattattcatgCGAGTTTTCGTCGGCCTAAAGGAATACACAACTTAGTCGAATAGTTATATAgctataatttattaaattatctagTAATTTATTGAATCGGTTGAAACAACAAGTTGCACAAAACATTCTCCACTACATAGATTTGATTCAATGCAAATTACAAAAGATGTAATATGAAATTGTTCATGTCAGCTATAATGGTTGGCCAAAAAGAAGACACAAATTGACTGAATAATCTCACACTTCTTATGATAAATATGTGGTAATTATTAAGTTTTTCTATGTGGATAATGAATATGGAAAAGACACTCATTATGTTTGACACGACTTATTCCCACTATTTGATCATTGCGTTGAAAGTATCGTTTGCAGATAATTCATGTTGTCAAATATTACGAATTAATGGTGCATTTGGTATTTTGGGTGagtcttttaatttattgataaactataaatatatttgtttttatatctttatttaatagattaatctaatgtttttaatttagttttagttATATTCTATtacctttttgttttgattgcaaGGACAAGTGAATGAATAAGTGAACATTTTTTGTGCAAAGAGCATTGAAGTCAAGTGGGGCAGTCATGGTCCATCTCGATCAAGAAGATGAAAGAAAAGCAAGTTCCAACAAGAATTATGGCCTGACCATAATGGTCATCACGGTCGTAATGGTTGGACGAGAAAAAAGTGAGAATTTTCCGCACTAAGACAACAAGTATTACTACCTGGCGGCTGTAATGTGCTCAACTTGTGTTGTTGAACTATTTTTCTTCTgtgatattttgattgtttcttGTAATTAAAGTCATTGAAGGCACCTAGAACTATAAAATGGGACGAAAATAGGCAGTTTGACACATATTCCTACTCACAATCTCTTGTAACTTTTGCTTTTGTTCTTGTAATTTTCTTAGAAAATGTATAGttcaataatatttagttttctatttttattctattattttatattttcaatgtttttatatttaagctttGATTCTACTATGATCATATGTGGGTAGATCTTCCTTGTCTTAGAATTGTAGGATTTTCAATGATGGAtctttaacaatttttatttctttttgtcatgGGTATTGATCTGTTAATCCAACTTAGTAAGAATCAATGTTCGTACTTGGATATCAACTAATACACTGAAATGTGAATTTGATATTTGACCcacaagattggacaagagaatcaaatcttgaaaatagattttggttctcttgaaataattaaatatatattctctTAATAGATTTtgttaatacatcaatcatgaaCATATGTtgattattagtttaaaatacacttttgttatttgaaaaagccattagttataattatttatctaatttttaagagtttaacacCCATAACTTAAAGAATATTAGTTTTATTGTATCCGTCGTTGTGAAAAACTACAATccaaatactttatttttatctaaataaaattcagaaaaattaagcatgtttcaaaaaattaaactatatcaagcagttttttttttaataaaaaaaccaaacattttttttttcaattctttatgtaagaaaaatataatataacgACGTTACATTTATCAACTTATTTTCTTATCCTTTTCCTACTTCCCTAAAAATCTTTTTTCACTTTCTGTTCTTATCCAAACTAACTTTAATTAGGATATATACATAAAGCAAACAAATGTGTACAAACTGTAAAAGTGAGATTTCAATCCTATTtttccaacaaaaatagatCATATGAAATATCTTAATCCAAATTACAATTAAGCCAACTATCTTAATCCAAATTAGGCTCATTATTACAGCTTCGTTAAACAAACCAACAAACatataaattaacaacaaaaacacaaacaaaatatgttttatccaatatttcaatttcatcaacattttcttcataaaaaatatcacaatcAATTTTTCTTCACTTTGTCGCTTGTTTCTCAAGAAATGGGAAGTTGTATTAGCTGTGATGCTTCAATTGTAGACAAGGTGCATGATGTTGGATTTGATGAATGTaacaaaaataatgatattattAAATGTGAACATGGTGGGGACCAAATTATGTTGAGAGGTTCCTCTAACTTTGTATCAATGTACTGCCAAAAGGGTACAAAAGGACTTCATAATCAAGATGCAATGACAGTTTGGAAGGTatgcttttttgttttttcgtatatctatatatttgcagattttattttgttttctattttcattttcatcaactttttttcttgtttttgcatagaatttatgattttattaggAATTGAGTTTTGATTGATGCTTGGTTCTCTTTCAACTACTTTTTTAGGTTGAGATTTCAGTCATTTGATCAAAATCgaatgattcatattttgaatttatcaTTTAGTCAAGAAATGCTAACTATAGTAAGTGCATTTGATATAAATCTGTCACCTTAAGTTGCGTTTTGTATTCTtcaactaattttaattttttataagtaaatgtTAAAAATTAGTAAGTTATGTTAGTTTTCATCCACTAATTGACATTGTTAAATAGTAAAGatagttatttttttcaaaaccttgattttttttacaatcaTATTTAACTCTTTAAATACTTATATGTTAAAAGCTTAATGTTACTACTATCTTAAATGTAtgattaaatttcttttttattatgatgcctcttatttcatgaaatgaaTGGTCAAAATTAATGATCTATGTATGGATACATTTTGATCATTAGGACTTTGCTGGAGATAAAGACACAATCTTTTGTGGTGTGTTCGATGGTCATGGTCCTTTAGGACACAAATTTTCATATTCTATCCGTGACAAATTACCCTCCAAACTCTCTACAATAATCAAACTATCACAACAAAAACTCTCCAAACAAAATGGCCCTAATGCTAAAGAAAAAAGTAGTTATGGTGATTTGTATAGTAATGATGATGAGATTAACCAACAATTGTCCATTGCTTCATGGGAAGGAAGTTTTCTTAGATCCTTCAATGAGATGGATAAATATCTTGCTAAAAATGTTGACACCGATGGCTTTTGTGGCGGTAGCGTTGCCGTGACTTTAATTAAAAAGGTATAACAAGACTTTTACCgttgtttttaataaataaaaattgagattGTAATTGCGATTACAACATTAAAGTTTTAATGTTTTTGTGATTGCAATGCGACCAAAATCGTGGCCTAGTCGCCTATATTATGTAAACTCTTTACCAGTGTCGTATAGTTTTATAAGAAGAAATTCTAACCAAAATATTTTAccttcaattaatattttagggcGACCAATTGATAATTGGTAATTTGGGAGATTCTCGTGCAGTTCTTTGCACAAAAGCAGATGACAATCATCTTATTCCTATTCAACTTTCTGTTGACTTGATTCCAGATGTTCCAAGTAAGtcttaaaattgaatattaatatttcgtacatatttgaaatcacagtgaattTAACAAAATCATAGTTAAACTATGATTTTGTTCAAACTTCAAAGTATAACTTTTACATTCATATCGAGTTTATGACCAACtaatttttctctcttcatTGTCCCTTAGGTGAAGCTAAGAGAGTCATTAAGTGTGGAGGTAGAGTTTTTGCTACAAAGCAAGATCCTACTGTAAATAGAATTTGGATGCCTGAAGGTGATTGCCCTGGATTAGCTATGACAAGAGCTTTTGGAGATTTTTGCCTAAAAGACTATGGCCTCTCCTCAATTCCTGATGTATCTTACAGAAAACTTACCAAACAAGATGAATTTGTTGTTTTGGCCACTGATGGGGTAAGTATttcatttgcaaaataattttttttgttttgttaatttatgTTAAGAGTCTCAATAAGATATGATATGAATATGTATTTATAAGTGGAGTCAGCCCTATCCTTACAAGTTCGTTCTATTAGGTTATGTTAGCTCGTCGAccaatctaaattttaaaatagtatcagaatttatttaaatatgtttataagtAGAGACAACTTTCACCTTAATAGTcgatttcaaatttaaaaaaaatatatggtcAAGactcttaattttatatatcatcACCAACTATAATAAAACACGCACATGcacatatacataaaaaaaacatgagCAAATAATTGATTGAATGTTTCTACAAATTACCTTTTATATGCATTCAGCTAAAAGTCTAATTAAggttcttttctttttatagaTATGGAATGTGCTAACAAACATGGAAGTAATAACCATAGTTGCTTCAGCACCAAAGAGGTCCTTAGCAGCCAAATTGTTAGTAAAACGTGCTGTTCAAGTTTGGAAACAAAAGTATCCTCGTCACCATATTGATGATTGTGCAGCCATATGCTTGTTCTTTAATGAAAATGCGAGAGGGAATAAAAGATACCCCTAGAAGAATTCGCATTTCTTGTGACATAGAAAAGTAGTGTCTGAAATTACAAACTTTTACATAATTCTAAATTTTGGTCTGCAGCTGCAAATGTAACTGTAAACTAATAATTTTGAGGTCTCTGCATCCGCGACTacaattgtaatttaaaattgtttggTAATAGGAGTATCatagaataaaatattgaaagttTTTGAAGAGATATTTAAAGACAACTCTAAATTATTGCTCTTATAATATGCTATAATTATGAATAGTATTCATCGCGACGTCTTAAAGGTTGAAGTTCGCTGCAAGAGTCCTTTgaacagaaagaaaaaagaaaaaaaaacatggcCCCTCAAATTTTAGAAGTATATAGAGTTTCATTGGAGCTAGGTCTTTTCATTAGTTACTAACTATGAGAGAttgaaaaaaaacttttgaCACATATGTaacaaatgtaaaatttcttaaaatacgtcttaatgtaattaaaaatattaaaaaggaaaaaggaatTATTTTGAGTGGCATCAATGATAAGATTCATTTCTTACCACTCGAGGGTAAAAtctacacaaaaaaaaaaattgtatatttgcTTTGTGTCATAATGATTacatttctatatatttttgtccaaacaaaaataataatggaTAAAATAGTATTTAGTATAGAGGTGAATTTTACAATTTCCATTATAAAATACTAGTAGATGAATTGTCATGTGCTCTCTAATCTTGCCTCCTCACTTCACATACACTGCCGAAAGTTAGAATCTAATAAAAATCTAAACAATTAAATAGTTAGATGAGTATTCACCATTATATTACTATAACTGGTCAAATTAAGTGTTTATGACCAATAGTAAAGTTGacccaaaaaaatatttcaccTCCAATGTTATTAAAAATCTCTAATATGTATTAAGATTAGTCGATCTAGAGGTATAAAATATATGGCTGTCTAATCTGAATGTGTATTTGAGGGTTTTAGAGGgtgcaaaaagaaggaaaaaaagacTAATAGTGACAAAAACTCTTTGTAGAAAAAGCCCAAAGACTTTCCATTCCCAAAACGCAGGCTCTCTTTATTATTGAAGAATTAGGACTCCCAAATAAAATGCCTCGAAAAATGAAATGGTGTCTAGTGGGCTTCAAATCACACACTTCAATTCTGAAGTAAAAAACGAATAAACCATACAGCACTGCTTTTTTTcgttgacaaaaataaaaataaaaataaaaaaatacagcactgattttattttattttaaaaaaatcaaaaaatcaaCTAATTCTCTTCATTTGAACTAATTCTGTTCGAATTGagactaaatataaatatttctctTAATTGAAATTCGACGTAAACTTATGATGTTTAGAAAACTCGTCACTTCTATTAAACTCAGCTTTATTAGTTAACACAACGTCACTTCTATTAAACTCAACTTTATTAGTTAATTCAACGGTGTTCTAACCTTAATAAAAgcatgtaatattttttatgttgtttttctttatgTTGATTATAAGCAATgaaaagtttaattttgatcatccaaaaaatgaaaaatctcaaatatttttatcttattttagtgatatttttcttataacaCCCTTcaacttatttaaaatttcaaaaactttttattaAGTTTTAATAAAGGATAATTTtgatactatatatatatttgtgacTATATTAAAGTTAagcatttaatttatatatatcatcagtgtaaaaataatttatattgacagtgaatcataattatttaatatttaaaaatattttacttgtaTGACAATCACCTTTAAAATAATAGACATATGTGATTATGATATATTgatagtataaattattttacatcgTTAATTCATACAAGTTAAACTCAAATTAAATGATATGCATTTTTTAAATGAgtgtaaattgattttttttaatatttaaaattggatAATATTGTTTAAGTGTTTGGTTCAACGTTTGAGTTAATTGAAATGTAGGCCATAAGTCATGGCCTacaaaaatgtagttttgttcGGCTAATTATGCGGATAATGTATGACAACTTCcgattataaaaatttatggtGTCACATGATTGACTCgtcttttctattttcttagCATGTCTCATTGGCAATATTCATATGCGTCTTTTCCTAGAATCGTACATCTGTGTTGATCGTTAGTGAcgttaaaaatgtaaaataggaCCGCAACTACCAAATTATCAAGTTCTACTGagatttaactcatttttatgCCCTTGCAAACTTTGTTGATCTATGTAGAGTTGAGAAATATTTGATTGACTCACATTAAGTTGTTCTTTGATCACCTGATCTTACTTTGACTACTCTTAAATTCAACTATACTTTGttcttaataataaattatttatttttataaaatatacttaaataaaataaaaaacattgaaATAAGAGGTGTATACTAATTGCCCTATTACAATTCCAATAGGCACAAATAAATAGAATGTTAcacattaaaacaaaaatacatctttaattctttaagtttatctcaatttttgtttaggtgttttaagttttttttataatttagacATTTAAGTAATATTCGTTTTTATCTTTAGtctttaagatatattaaattatgcatgcaatccaataagtttaaatttttattcgAATTATTGTCATGAAATGTTAACATCTAATCAAAACATTGCAACAAATTGATTATCCAAGCTACTCTATATGTGAAGGAagttaaagaaattaattatgTGGATAGACATTTATTACCATGTTTTTAAGGATATATACAAGTTTAAATTGTTGTAGAGAAAATCAAGAAATATATAccatttataatatttgatgaatatttttggaaggattAGTATGAGGGACATATTGTTGCAAATTTTGGTACAATTTTAAAGGACCAGAAGCTTTCAATTGAACTAATTGTTGTTGACATTGAGATGAATGACAAATGGTGCAAACGTAATGTAACTTAAAGGATCAAATCaagataaaataaacttaaagaaCCTAAGAGGATATTGAGTTAAACTTAAAGGATTATAAGTGTATTTTTGTCTAcacattaaatatgtttttcgattctcttaaaattaacaaaatttaatttttatccctatactattttatttgtttcttaTAGTAACTTGctataatcaaaatatttgatCTTAGTGAGACTTTAAGTATCACCACAacatagataattttttaaCCAGTTATGATAAGGCTGAAAATGAACCGAACTAACTCAAAAATAGTATGAGATTTGATTCGATAATTAGCTTGTTTAACTTGATTCCTGAACCGAATGAGTCGAACTTGAGTTGAAAATTGAGTTTGCTAAGTAAATGAGTTGAACTTGAGCTATGTATTGTTCGACTCGTTTGGTTTATGAACCAACTcgatgttggattttgatcctttgattcctaattttgacataattaataattcaacaatgttcatacaatacatgataaatct
It includes:
- the LOC101501265 gene encoding probable protein phosphatase 2C 74, giving the protein MGSCISCDASIVDKVHDVGFDECNKNNDIIKCEHGGDQIMLRGSSNFVSMYCQKGTKGLHNQDAMTVWKDFAGDKDTIFCGVFDGHGPLGHKFSYSIRDKLPSKLSTIIKLSQQKLSKQNGPNAKEKSSYGDLYSNDDEINQQLSIASWEGSFLRSFNEMDKYLAKNVDTDGFCGGSVAVTLIKKGDQLIIGNLGDSRAVLCTKADDNHLIPIQLSVDLIPDVPSEAKRVIKCGGRVFATKQDPTVNRIWMPEGDCPGLAMTRAFGDFCLKDYGLSSIPDVSYRKLTKQDEFVVLATDGIWNVLTNMEVITIVASAPKRSLAAKLLVKRAVQVWKQKYPRHHIDDCAAICLFFNENARGNKRYP